The genomic stretch TCCTTATACTCAAGTAATGGTAATTCGCAAGTAAACACGCATCTAAGTAACTACAAATTCTAGCACGGGCCAGATATTTTCACTAATCAATTTATTCTATAAGTAACGAAAAAAAAGCGTCGTCTCTGCGGCTGGATAACCAACAGGACAACGCTTTGTTACCTACGCATCAATCGATTACCGCAAAGGCAGGAGAGCTTTCAGCACTTTCAGGTCTTCCTCATCCAAGCTCGCTCTTGGTCCTGATTTAATCAAGTCCGAGAAATTCTCATCCGGAATCATCGTCGTCAGGCAGTAGAGCCGCTCGGCTCCAGTATTAATAATATCGTGATGATTGCCTGGAGGAACGATAATAAACGAGCCTTGCTTGATTTCAGTCGTGAAATCTCCTACCTTCGCAACCCCCTCACCCCTCAGCACATAAAAGTATTCATAAGCCTCACGATGCTCATTCGAAGGCGTGCGACCGCCGGGTTCAAATATTTCTACAAACGACGTGAACGGAACCTGCTCCCGATCACAGAGCAGAACAAATTTATTCGTGTCTTTCTCAGCAATTTTATATACGGGACAATCCTCGAAATTTCCTGCTACCAAGCCTGGAATCATCCTACATCAGCCTCTCTGCCTTTTTTTCTCACATCTGTAATTTCAAAGTCACACAGCTCTTCCAGCGCCTCGCTTAGCACATTTGCCACTCTGCTCTGAATAATCTCGCCTTTGCCCACGTTAGCCACGCTAGCATTACCCGCTACTCCGCTTGCTGAAATATCAGCCATTTTCCAAGCGAAGCGAATTTTCCCTTCAAGCGTTAGAAATTGATAACGTGACATATCCGGCACTTCATCTGGTGCAAGCTCCATCTGTACCCAATCCGGTTTTACGGATAAAACAATGGATGTTTCATAATCTCCTCCATGAATGCCGTATTCCATCTCTGCAGGAGAAATAATATCAGTAACATCATTTAAGCTGCCTGGCATTAAGTAGAAAACCATAAGACCTGTATCGATTCGTATTTCGCGGGCTACAGTATTGAGCAGATCCACATTCCCTCCATGGGTGTTGAACAGCAGCAATCGGCGGAAGCCGCTTGCTTGCACGCTTTTGGCCAAATCCATAATGATGCCGTGAAGTGTATTGGCCGAGAGAGACATCGTACCTGGAAGGCCGATATGCTCATTGCTTTTTCCGTATGGAATTGGCGGCAGTACCCATATTTCTTTGTCAGACTTCACTTGTTCAAGCGTCTGTGTAAGTGTCGCTTCACCGATCAGCGTATCCGTAAACACAGGGAGATGCGGGCCATGCTGTTCAACAGCTCCAATCGGTAAAATGACTAGTGCGTGCTCCTTTGGCAGCTCATGGATCTGCTTGCTCGTCAATCTCGGTAAAAATCTCTTTTCCCATGCTGTTCCTTCATACCGTTGAAACATTAGACTCCCACCTTTTGTTCTCATTTTATACGTTAGCTGTGCTACGTTCGGTTGTCTTCGTTAATAGCTGCTCAGTAAGCTGCTCCGAATCTGCAACGAAGCCATAGCATTGCTGAATATTGTATATCGTTGCTTCCACACAATACTTCGGGGAGCTTGTGGCACAGCAATCCTGGAGCAGAATGCCATCGTAGCCATGACTGATGGCGTCCTGCAGCGTGTGCATCACACATTGATCCAGATTCACCCCGGCAAAAAGCAGCGTTTGAATGTTCAAGTTGCGTAAAATACTATCCAGCGGCGTGTCCCAAAATCCGCTCATGCGGTATTTATCGATATGAATATCGCCTGCCGCAGCCTCTAGCCCATTGATCAACGCTGAACCCCAGCTTCCTTTCTCAAGCACCTTGGAGCCATTGCCCGGAAGCGGCATTCCAATGCCGTTACTCTTGCCGTCGATGTTGTATACATGGAGCACGGAGGGCGGCAAATTCATCTGGTCCTCACGATTTCCCCAGTTCAGCCATAGCACCGGCACTTCCGCTTTGCGCAGCTCAGGCAGCAGCTTATTCAAGCGTGTTACCGGCTTTAGCAGCCCGGAGGTCTCGACTCCAATAGAGTCGAGCCAGCCGCCTGGCGAGC from Paenibacillus sp. FSL H8-0548 encodes the following:
- a CDS encoding cupin domain-containing protein is translated as MIPGLVAGNFEDCPVYKIAEKDTNKFVLLCDREQVPFTSFVEIFEPGGRTPSNEHREAYEYFYVLRGEGVAKVGDFTTEIKQGSFIIVPPGNHHDIINTGAERLYCLTTMIPDENFSDLIKSGPRASLDEEDLKVLKALLPLR
- a CDS encoding creatininase family protein, yielding MFQRYEGTAWEKRFLPRLTSKQIHELPKEHALVILPIGAVEQHGPHLPVFTDTLIGEATLTQTLEQVKSDKEIWVLPPIPYGKSNEHIGLPGTMSLSANTLHGIIMDLAKSVQASGFRRLLLFNTHGGNVDLLNTVAREIRIDTGLMVFYLMPGSLNDVTDIISPAEMEYGIHGGDYETSIVLSVKPDWVQMELAPDEVPDMSRYQFLTLEGKIRFAWKMADISASGVAGNASVANVGKGEIIQSRVANVLSEALEELCDFEITDVRKKGREADVG
- a CDS encoding cysteine hydrolase, with the translated sequence MNRIGNKKNHWRVSETRADLRRLQQPVHSIAMQAKPQEVMIDLERTAIIVIDMQNDFCSPGGWLDSIGVETSGLLKPVTRLNKLLPELRKAEVPVLWLNWGNREDQMNLPPSVLHVYNIDGKSNGIGMPLPGNGSKVLEKGSWGSALINGLEAAAGDIHIDKYRMSGFWDTPLDSILRNLNIQTLLFAGVNLDQCVMHTLQDAISHGYDGILLQDCCATSSPKYCVEATIYNIQQCYGFVADSEQLTEQLLTKTTERSTANV